The Siniperca chuatsi isolate FFG_IHB_CAS linkage group LG12, ASM2008510v1, whole genome shotgun sequence genome has a segment encoding these proteins:
- the rbm44 gene encoding RNA-binding protein 44 isoform X1, with protein MASHYVANTLSTLTTPYFYFWTTFSKTQPMTVFQTVWPSFPLTLPYEVTVPSLGHRPSYMASDYAGVVVPSRVIPSFYNTVIEKPSPKNSRKFFLDRSVYDLVDAHPYLSLTDPTLLGWYLSLSPEDRKIIQDDGGFHQFLKRHPALEMSTHHVYVKCNIGSTSPAQPTMTSNKQISRASGAKCRCEMPQTHPLEMLPNNVRETLTLLGCSSSWDGSQKHPHEEQLVPLPDGVQPAFNSPIIQEPNHQKAQKVREGSHLSQLNNERRPSWQMVSSSSSAAVCKGPAALASFSVDKELERCRQGGKPELRSQIVMTQGQSVNFTYAEVSPFPSEWPTVENESTSEYYSFAGIQMDGSEYNDRSVIQSVEPEQASSLLDPVEGNRTKEGYQDHMVYGNEYTVDDDDDEASLSFEDRSDNFHSIREDDNSILVCLASEDVKPHANRVHSYPVTTNNKALAASRETLTSDQSVIKTNTAEKYTSPMPGVTTCDIMVGTELALCMSAFTQTEDLGTSDKHVITEVHMADLDYLAEEFIKLKMAKEELREQKAKMKSSCCNLKKECDCLQRTQQAELCLLALQYSMCRQHCWRLYHTSAEGGQLTQMPKNPPENIASVLQKLESDYNQMKDKISAGVPLQQLKPLSVDSEKITTGASYIPAQIIGDMLGNIPSWTSQEPQQHNTSDEENGCPENKSRNGCQHSQRKEKQIKKENSKVSRAVTVVPQDRDAIHNARKQEEKETTAACKEVNTREAWYDAEEDLEPAGPAVAAETGEDPTVILKDKNNESASEEAKSTLLCVSNLPSNVTESDVMLWFEKYHASEVSISALKNDLRVAIVMISGPQSAEAAVRELNGCSMQGHTLHVEHINRAIGGSRSQASASISGPEPSQDTTKPQTSKPDSSNTKRTLITQPWLSSSIKSRKVVCISPTAKGTCVPQHYGTMGSFDTLMAELTQRHPDIGRQRIVDALIELKAKHKGVLSGLPLRTISEMTSKLLTRPSSATQL; from the exons ATGGCGTCACACTATGTTGCTAACACTTTGTCGACCTTAACGActccttatttttatttttggacgACTTTTTCGAAAACTCAACCCATGACTGTTTTTCAGACAGTGTGGCCAAGCTTTCCACTCACGTTACCCTATGAGGTGACTGTTCCTAGCCTAGGACATAGGCCATCATACATGGCAAGTGACTATGCGGGCGTGGTGGTGCCGTCGCGGGTGATACCCTCTTTTTACAATACAGTGATTGAAAAGCCAAGTCCAA aaaatagcAGGAAATTCTTTCTGGATAG GTCAGTATATGATTTGGTGGATGCTCATCCATACCTATCCTTAACTGACCCAACGCTGCTGGGTTGGTATCTCAGTTTGTCTCCAGAGGACAGAAAGATCATACAAG ATGACGGAGGGTTTCACCAGTTCCTGAAAAGACATCCTGCCCTAGAAATGTCTACGCATCATGTTTATGTGAAGT GTAACATTGGAAGTACCAGTCCTGCCCAGCCAACCATGACCTCCAACAAGCAAAT ATCTAGAGCGTCAGGAGCAAAGTGCAGATGTG AAATGCCCCAAACACATCCGTTGGAGATGCTTCCCAATAATGTGAGGGAGACTTTAACCTTGCTTGGCTGTAGCAGCAGCTGGGATGGATCACAAAAACATCCACATGAGGAACAGCTAGTCCCCCTGCCAGACGGCGTCCAACCAGCGTTCAACAGCCCCATCATACAGGAACCAAACCATCAGAAGGCCCAGAAAGTGAGG GAAGGTTCACATCTGTCCCAGCTGAACAACGAAAGAAGACCATCATGGCAGATGgttagcagtagcagcagtgcaGCTGTGTGCAAGGGTCCAGCAGCCCTGGCGAGCTTTTCTGTGGACAAAGAGCTGGAAAGATGCAGACAGGGGGGAAAGCCTGAGCTCAGGAGCCAGATTGTAATGACACAAGGGCAGAGTGTTAACTTCACATATGCTGAAGTCAGTCCATTTCC GTCAGAATGGCCAACAGTTGAGAACGAGTCTACTTCTGAGTACTACAGCTTTGCCGGTATCCAAATGGATGGTTCAGAGTACAATGACAGGAGCGTTATTCAGTCAGTAGAGCCAGAACAGGCCAGCTCTCTTCTGGACCCAGTTGAGGGAAATAGAACAAAGGAGGGGTATCAGGATCACATGGTCTATGGTAATGAGTACACcgtagatgatgatgatgatgaagctaGCTTAAGCTTTGAGGATCGGAGTGACAACTTCCACAGCATCAGGGAGGACGATAACAGCATACTTGTCTGTCTGGCCAGCGAAGATGTGAAACCGCATGCTAATAGGGTTCACTCATATCCAGTCACCACTAATAATAAAGCACTGGCAGCCAGCAGGGAGACCCTGACGTCTGATCAGTCTGTCATCAAGACGAACACTGCAGAAAAGTACACCTCGCCTATGCCAGGCGTTACTACCTGTGACATTATGGTTGGCACTGAGCTGGCACTGTGCATGTCAGCTTTCACCCAAACTGAGGACCTAGGAACATCTGACAAGCATGTCATTACTGAAGTCCACATGGCAGATCTGGACTACCTCGCTGAG gaaTTTATCAAACTAAAGATGGCTAAAGAGGAACTGAGAGAGCAAAAAGCGAAAATGAAAAG ttCGTGTTGTAATTTGAAAAAGGAATGTGACTGTCTCCAGCGTACTCAGCAAGCAGAGCTGTGCCTACTGGCCCTGCAGTACAGCATGTGCAGACAGCACTGCTGGAGACTCTACCATACCTCTGCTGAGGGAGGCCAGCTCACCCAAAT GCCAAAGAACCCTCCTGAAAACATTGCAAGTGTTCTGCAAAAACTGGAATCTGACTATAATCAGATGAAGGATAAGATCTCGGCAGGGGTTCCTCTGCAGCAACTTAAGCCTCTGTCTGTTGACTCTGAGAAGATAACCACAGGAGCAAGTTACATCCCTGCACAG ATTATTGGTGATATGCTGGGAAATATTCCATCTTG GACCTCCCAGGAGCCACAGCAACATAATACATCAGATGAGGAAAACGGATGTcctgaaaataaaagcagaaatggcTGCCAG CATAGtcagagaaaggaaaaacagatCAAGAAGGAGAACAGCAAAGTAAGTAGAGCTGTCACTGTTGTCCCCCAGGATAGAGATGCTATCCATAATGCGCGCAagcaagaagaaaaggagacaa CAGCTGCATGCAAAGAGGTCAACACGCGTGAGGCGTGGTATGATGCCGAAGAGGACCTGGAGCCTGCAGGACCTGCAGTAGCTGCTGAGACGGGAGAGGACCCAACAGTGATCCTAAAAGATAAGAACAATG AATCAGCCAGCGAGGAGGCCAAGAGCACATTACTCTGTGTTTCCAACCTGCCCAGTAATGTGACAGAG AGTGATGTGATGCTGTGGTTTGAGAAATACCATGCCTCTGAAGTCAGCATCTCTGCTTTAAAGAATGATTTGAG AGTTGCCATAGTGATGATAAGTGGACCCCAATCTGCCGAGGCTGCGGTGAGAGAGCTGAATGGCTGCAGCATGCAAGGCCATACTTTACATGTGGAGCACATCAACCGAGCCATTGGTGGGAGTCGCAGTCAGGCCTCAGCCTCCATCAGTGGGCCCGAGCCTTCACAGGATACCACCAAACCACAAACCTCCAAGCCTGACTCCAGCAACACTAAAAGAACG
- the rbm44 gene encoding RNA-binding protein 44 isoform X3: MASHYVANTLSTLTTPYFYFWTTFSKTQPMTVFQTVWPSFPLTLPYEVTVPSLGHRPSYMASDYAGVVVPSRVIPSFYNTVIEKPSPKNSRKFFLDRSVYDLVDAHPYLSLTDPTLLGWYLSLSPEDRKIIQDDGGFHQFLKRHPALEMSTHHVYVKCNIGSTSPAQPTMTSNKQISRASGAKCRCEMPQTHPLEMLPNNVRETLTLLGCSSSWDGSQKHPHEEQLVPLPDGVQPAFNSPIIQEPNHQKAQKEGSHLSQLNNERRPSWQMVSSSSSAAVCKGPAALASFSVDKELERCRQGGKPELRSQIVMTQGQSVNFTYAEVSPFPSEWPTVENESTSEYYSFAGIQMDGSEYNDRSVIQSVEPEQASSLLDPVEGNRTKEGYQDHMVYGNEYTVDDDDDEASLSFEDRSDNFHSIREDDNSILVCLASEDVKPHANRVHSYPVTTNNKALAASRETLTSDQSVIKTNTAEKYTSPMPGVTTCDIMVGTELALCMSAFTQTEDLGTSDKHVITEVHMADLDYLAEEFIKLKMAKEELREQKAKMKSSCCNLKKECDCLQRTQQAELCLLALQYSMCRQHCWRLYHTSAEGGQLTQMPKNPPENIASVLQKLESDYNQMKDKISAGVPLQQLKPLSVDSEKITTGASYIPAQIIGDMLGNIPSWTSQEPQQHNTSDEENGCPENKSRNGCQHSQRKEKQIKKENSKVSRAVTVVPQDRDAIHNARKQEEKETTAACKEVNTREAWYDAEEDLEPAGPAVAAETGEDPTVILKDKNNESASEEAKSTLLCVSNLPSNVTESDVMLWFEKYHASEVSISALKNDLRVAIVMISGPQSAEAAVRELNGCSMQGHTLHVEHINRAIGGSRSQASASISGPEPSQDTTKPQTSKPDSSNTKRTLITQPWLSSSIKSRKVVCISPTAKGTCVPQHYGTMGSFDTLMAELTQRHPDIGRQRIVDALIELKAKHKGVLSGLPLRTISEMTSKLLTRPSSATQL; this comes from the exons ATGGCGTCACACTATGTTGCTAACACTTTGTCGACCTTAACGActccttatttttatttttggacgACTTTTTCGAAAACTCAACCCATGACTGTTTTTCAGACAGTGTGGCCAAGCTTTCCACTCACGTTACCCTATGAGGTGACTGTTCCTAGCCTAGGACATAGGCCATCATACATGGCAAGTGACTATGCGGGCGTGGTGGTGCCGTCGCGGGTGATACCCTCTTTTTACAATACAGTGATTGAAAAGCCAAGTCCAA aaaatagcAGGAAATTCTTTCTGGATAG GTCAGTATATGATTTGGTGGATGCTCATCCATACCTATCCTTAACTGACCCAACGCTGCTGGGTTGGTATCTCAGTTTGTCTCCAGAGGACAGAAAGATCATACAAG ATGACGGAGGGTTTCACCAGTTCCTGAAAAGACATCCTGCCCTAGAAATGTCTACGCATCATGTTTATGTGAAGT GTAACATTGGAAGTACCAGTCCTGCCCAGCCAACCATGACCTCCAACAAGCAAAT ATCTAGAGCGTCAGGAGCAAAGTGCAGATGTG AAATGCCCCAAACACATCCGTTGGAGATGCTTCCCAATAATGTGAGGGAGACTTTAACCTTGCTTGGCTGTAGCAGCAGCTGGGATGGATCACAAAAACATCCACATGAGGAACAGCTAGTCCCCCTGCCAGACGGCGTCCAACCAGCGTTCAACAGCCCCATCATACAGGAACCAAACCATCAGAAGGCCCAGAAA GAAGGTTCACATCTGTCCCAGCTGAACAACGAAAGAAGACCATCATGGCAGATGgttagcagtagcagcagtgcaGCTGTGTGCAAGGGTCCAGCAGCCCTGGCGAGCTTTTCTGTGGACAAAGAGCTGGAAAGATGCAGACAGGGGGGAAAGCCTGAGCTCAGGAGCCAGATTGTAATGACACAAGGGCAGAGTGTTAACTTCACATATGCTGAAGTCAGTCCATTTCC GTCAGAATGGCCAACAGTTGAGAACGAGTCTACTTCTGAGTACTACAGCTTTGCCGGTATCCAAATGGATGGTTCAGAGTACAATGACAGGAGCGTTATTCAGTCAGTAGAGCCAGAACAGGCCAGCTCTCTTCTGGACCCAGTTGAGGGAAATAGAACAAAGGAGGGGTATCAGGATCACATGGTCTATGGTAATGAGTACACcgtagatgatgatgatgatgaagctaGCTTAAGCTTTGAGGATCGGAGTGACAACTTCCACAGCATCAGGGAGGACGATAACAGCATACTTGTCTGTCTGGCCAGCGAAGATGTGAAACCGCATGCTAATAGGGTTCACTCATATCCAGTCACCACTAATAATAAAGCACTGGCAGCCAGCAGGGAGACCCTGACGTCTGATCAGTCTGTCATCAAGACGAACACTGCAGAAAAGTACACCTCGCCTATGCCAGGCGTTACTACCTGTGACATTATGGTTGGCACTGAGCTGGCACTGTGCATGTCAGCTTTCACCCAAACTGAGGACCTAGGAACATCTGACAAGCATGTCATTACTGAAGTCCACATGGCAGATCTGGACTACCTCGCTGAG gaaTTTATCAAACTAAAGATGGCTAAAGAGGAACTGAGAGAGCAAAAAGCGAAAATGAAAAG ttCGTGTTGTAATTTGAAAAAGGAATGTGACTGTCTCCAGCGTACTCAGCAAGCAGAGCTGTGCCTACTGGCCCTGCAGTACAGCATGTGCAGACAGCACTGCTGGAGACTCTACCATACCTCTGCTGAGGGAGGCCAGCTCACCCAAAT GCCAAAGAACCCTCCTGAAAACATTGCAAGTGTTCTGCAAAAACTGGAATCTGACTATAATCAGATGAAGGATAAGATCTCGGCAGGGGTTCCTCTGCAGCAACTTAAGCCTCTGTCTGTTGACTCTGAGAAGATAACCACAGGAGCAAGTTACATCCCTGCACAG ATTATTGGTGATATGCTGGGAAATATTCCATCTTG GACCTCCCAGGAGCCACAGCAACATAATACATCAGATGAGGAAAACGGATGTcctgaaaataaaagcagaaatggcTGCCAG CATAGtcagagaaaggaaaaacagatCAAGAAGGAGAACAGCAAAGTAAGTAGAGCTGTCACTGTTGTCCCCCAGGATAGAGATGCTATCCATAATGCGCGCAagcaagaagaaaaggagacaa CAGCTGCATGCAAAGAGGTCAACACGCGTGAGGCGTGGTATGATGCCGAAGAGGACCTGGAGCCTGCAGGACCTGCAGTAGCTGCTGAGACGGGAGAGGACCCAACAGTGATCCTAAAAGATAAGAACAATG AATCAGCCAGCGAGGAGGCCAAGAGCACATTACTCTGTGTTTCCAACCTGCCCAGTAATGTGACAGAG AGTGATGTGATGCTGTGGTTTGAGAAATACCATGCCTCTGAAGTCAGCATCTCTGCTTTAAAGAATGATTTGAG AGTTGCCATAGTGATGATAAGTGGACCCCAATCTGCCGAGGCTGCGGTGAGAGAGCTGAATGGCTGCAGCATGCAAGGCCATACTTTACATGTGGAGCACATCAACCGAGCCATTGGTGGGAGTCGCAGTCAGGCCTCAGCCTCCATCAGTGGGCCCGAGCCTTCACAGGATACCACCAAACCACAAACCTCCAAGCCTGACTCCAGCAACACTAAAAGAACG
- the rbm44 gene encoding RNA-binding protein 44 isoform X5 — protein sequence MASHYVANTLSTLTTPYFYFWTTFSKTQPMTVFQTVWPSFPLTLPYEVTVPSLGHRPSYMASDYAGVVVPSRVIPSFYNTVIEKPSPKNSRKFFLDRSVYDLVDAHPYLSLTDPTLLGWYLSLSPEDRKIIQDDGGFHQFLKRHPALEMSTHHVYVKCNIGSTSPAQPTMTSNKQISRASGAKCRCEMPQTHPLEMLPNNVRETLTLLGCSSSWDGSQKHPHEEQLVPLPDGVQPAFNSPIIQEPNHQKAQKLNNERRPSWQMVSSSSSAAVCKGPAALASFSVDKELERCRQGGKPELRSQIVMTQGQSVNFTYAEVSPFPSEWPTVENESTSEYYSFAGIQMDGSEYNDRSVIQSVEPEQASSLLDPVEGNRTKEGYQDHMVYGNEYTVDDDDDEASLSFEDRSDNFHSIREDDNSILVCLASEDVKPHANRVHSYPVTTNNKALAASRETLTSDQSVIKTNTAEKYTSPMPGVTTCDIMVGTELALCMSAFTQTEDLGTSDKHVITEVHMADLDYLAEEFIKLKMAKEELREQKAKMKSSCCNLKKECDCLQRTQQAELCLLALQYSMCRQHCWRLYHTSAEGGQLTQMPKNPPENIASVLQKLESDYNQMKDKISAGVPLQQLKPLSVDSEKITTGASYIPAQIIGDMLGNIPSWTSQEPQQHNTSDEENGCPENKSRNGCQHSQRKEKQIKKENSKVSRAVTVVPQDRDAIHNARKQEEKETTAACKEVNTREAWYDAEEDLEPAGPAVAAETGEDPTVILKDKNNESASEEAKSTLLCVSNLPSNVTESDVMLWFEKYHASEVSISALKNDLRVAIVMISGPQSAEAAVRELNGCSMQGHTLHVEHINRAIGGSRSQASASISGPEPSQDTTKPQTSKPDSSNTKRTLITQPWLSSSIKSRKVVCISPTAKGTCVPQHYGTMGSFDTLMAELTQRHPDIGRQRIVDALIELKAKHKGVLSGLPLRTISEMTSKLLTRPSSATQL from the exons ATGGCGTCACACTATGTTGCTAACACTTTGTCGACCTTAACGActccttatttttatttttggacgACTTTTTCGAAAACTCAACCCATGACTGTTTTTCAGACAGTGTGGCCAAGCTTTCCACTCACGTTACCCTATGAGGTGACTGTTCCTAGCCTAGGACATAGGCCATCATACATGGCAAGTGACTATGCGGGCGTGGTGGTGCCGTCGCGGGTGATACCCTCTTTTTACAATACAGTGATTGAAAAGCCAAGTCCAA aaaatagcAGGAAATTCTTTCTGGATAG GTCAGTATATGATTTGGTGGATGCTCATCCATACCTATCCTTAACTGACCCAACGCTGCTGGGTTGGTATCTCAGTTTGTCTCCAGAGGACAGAAAGATCATACAAG ATGACGGAGGGTTTCACCAGTTCCTGAAAAGACATCCTGCCCTAGAAATGTCTACGCATCATGTTTATGTGAAGT GTAACATTGGAAGTACCAGTCCTGCCCAGCCAACCATGACCTCCAACAAGCAAAT ATCTAGAGCGTCAGGAGCAAAGTGCAGATGTG AAATGCCCCAAACACATCCGTTGGAGATGCTTCCCAATAATGTGAGGGAGACTTTAACCTTGCTTGGCTGTAGCAGCAGCTGGGATGGATCACAAAAACATCCACATGAGGAACAGCTAGTCCCCCTGCCAGACGGCGTCCAACCAGCGTTCAACAGCCCCATCATACAGGAACCAAACCATCAGAAGGCCCAGAAA CTGAACAACGAAAGAAGACCATCATGGCAGATGgttagcagtagcagcagtgcaGCTGTGTGCAAGGGTCCAGCAGCCCTGGCGAGCTTTTCTGTGGACAAAGAGCTGGAAAGATGCAGACAGGGGGGAAAGCCTGAGCTCAGGAGCCAGATTGTAATGACACAAGGGCAGAGTGTTAACTTCACATATGCTGAAGTCAGTCCATTTCC GTCAGAATGGCCAACAGTTGAGAACGAGTCTACTTCTGAGTACTACAGCTTTGCCGGTATCCAAATGGATGGTTCAGAGTACAATGACAGGAGCGTTATTCAGTCAGTAGAGCCAGAACAGGCCAGCTCTCTTCTGGACCCAGTTGAGGGAAATAGAACAAAGGAGGGGTATCAGGATCACATGGTCTATGGTAATGAGTACACcgtagatgatgatgatgatgaagctaGCTTAAGCTTTGAGGATCGGAGTGACAACTTCCACAGCATCAGGGAGGACGATAACAGCATACTTGTCTGTCTGGCCAGCGAAGATGTGAAACCGCATGCTAATAGGGTTCACTCATATCCAGTCACCACTAATAATAAAGCACTGGCAGCCAGCAGGGAGACCCTGACGTCTGATCAGTCTGTCATCAAGACGAACACTGCAGAAAAGTACACCTCGCCTATGCCAGGCGTTACTACCTGTGACATTATGGTTGGCACTGAGCTGGCACTGTGCATGTCAGCTTTCACCCAAACTGAGGACCTAGGAACATCTGACAAGCATGTCATTACTGAAGTCCACATGGCAGATCTGGACTACCTCGCTGAG gaaTTTATCAAACTAAAGATGGCTAAAGAGGAACTGAGAGAGCAAAAAGCGAAAATGAAAAG ttCGTGTTGTAATTTGAAAAAGGAATGTGACTGTCTCCAGCGTACTCAGCAAGCAGAGCTGTGCCTACTGGCCCTGCAGTACAGCATGTGCAGACAGCACTGCTGGAGACTCTACCATACCTCTGCTGAGGGAGGCCAGCTCACCCAAAT GCCAAAGAACCCTCCTGAAAACATTGCAAGTGTTCTGCAAAAACTGGAATCTGACTATAATCAGATGAAGGATAAGATCTCGGCAGGGGTTCCTCTGCAGCAACTTAAGCCTCTGTCTGTTGACTCTGAGAAGATAACCACAGGAGCAAGTTACATCCCTGCACAG ATTATTGGTGATATGCTGGGAAATATTCCATCTTG GACCTCCCAGGAGCCACAGCAACATAATACATCAGATGAGGAAAACGGATGTcctgaaaataaaagcagaaatggcTGCCAG CATAGtcagagaaaggaaaaacagatCAAGAAGGAGAACAGCAAAGTAAGTAGAGCTGTCACTGTTGTCCCCCAGGATAGAGATGCTATCCATAATGCGCGCAagcaagaagaaaaggagacaa CAGCTGCATGCAAAGAGGTCAACACGCGTGAGGCGTGGTATGATGCCGAAGAGGACCTGGAGCCTGCAGGACCTGCAGTAGCTGCTGAGACGGGAGAGGACCCAACAGTGATCCTAAAAGATAAGAACAATG AATCAGCCAGCGAGGAGGCCAAGAGCACATTACTCTGTGTTTCCAACCTGCCCAGTAATGTGACAGAG AGTGATGTGATGCTGTGGTTTGAGAAATACCATGCCTCTGAAGTCAGCATCTCTGCTTTAAAGAATGATTTGAG AGTTGCCATAGTGATGATAAGTGGACCCCAATCTGCCGAGGCTGCGGTGAGAGAGCTGAATGGCTGCAGCATGCAAGGCCATACTTTACATGTGGAGCACATCAACCGAGCCATTGGTGGGAGTCGCAGTCAGGCCTCAGCCTCCATCAGTGGGCCCGAGCCTTCACAGGATACCACCAAACCACAAACCTCCAAGCCTGACTCCAGCAACACTAAAAGAACG
- the rbm44 gene encoding RNA-binding protein 44 isoform X4: protein MASHYVANTLSTLTTPYFYFWTTFSKTQPMTVFQTVWPSFPLTLPYEVTVPSLGHRPSYMASDYAGVVVPSRVIPSFYNTVIEKPSPKNSRKFFLDRSVYDLVDAHPYLSLTDPTLLGWYLSLSPEDRKIIQDDGGFHQFLKRHPALEMSTHHVYVKCNIGSTSPAQPTMTSNKQISRASGAKCRCEMPQTHPLEMLPNNVRETLTLLGCSSSWDGSQKHPHEEQLVPLPDGVQPAFNSPIIQEPNHQKAQKVRLNNERRPSWQMVSSSSSAAVCKGPAALASFSVDKELERCRQGGKPELRSQIVMTQGQSVNFTYAEVSPFPSEWPTVENESTSEYYSFAGIQMDGSEYNDRSVIQSVEPEQASSLLDPVEGNRTKEGYQDHMVYGNEYTVDDDDDEASLSFEDRSDNFHSIREDDNSILVCLASEDVKPHANRVHSYPVTTNNKALAASRETLTSDQSVIKTNTAEKYTSPMPGVTTCDIMVGTELALCMSAFTQTEDLGTSDKHVITEVHMADLDYLAEEFIKLKMAKEELREQKAKMKSSCCNLKKECDCLQRTQQAELCLLALQYSMCRQHCWRLYHTSAEGGQLTQMPKNPPENIASVLQKLESDYNQMKDKISAGVPLQQLKPLSVDSEKITTGASYIPAQIIGDMLGNIPSWTSQEPQQHNTSDEENGCPENKSRNGCQHSQRKEKQIKKENSKVSRAVTVVPQDRDAIHNARKQEEKETTAACKEVNTREAWYDAEEDLEPAGPAVAAETGEDPTVILKDKNNESASEEAKSTLLCVSNLPSNVTESDVMLWFEKYHASEVSISALKNDLRVAIVMISGPQSAEAAVRELNGCSMQGHTLHVEHINRAIGGSRSQASASISGPEPSQDTTKPQTSKPDSSNTKRTLITQPWLSSSIKSRKVVCISPTAKGTCVPQHYGTMGSFDTLMAELTQRHPDIGRQRIVDALIELKAKHKGVLSGLPLRTISEMTSKLLTRPSSATQL from the exons ATGGCGTCACACTATGTTGCTAACACTTTGTCGACCTTAACGActccttatttttatttttggacgACTTTTTCGAAAACTCAACCCATGACTGTTTTTCAGACAGTGTGGCCAAGCTTTCCACTCACGTTACCCTATGAGGTGACTGTTCCTAGCCTAGGACATAGGCCATCATACATGGCAAGTGACTATGCGGGCGTGGTGGTGCCGTCGCGGGTGATACCCTCTTTTTACAATACAGTGATTGAAAAGCCAAGTCCAA aaaatagcAGGAAATTCTTTCTGGATAG GTCAGTATATGATTTGGTGGATGCTCATCCATACCTATCCTTAACTGACCCAACGCTGCTGGGTTGGTATCTCAGTTTGTCTCCAGAGGACAGAAAGATCATACAAG ATGACGGAGGGTTTCACCAGTTCCTGAAAAGACATCCTGCCCTAGAAATGTCTACGCATCATGTTTATGTGAAGT GTAACATTGGAAGTACCAGTCCTGCCCAGCCAACCATGACCTCCAACAAGCAAAT ATCTAGAGCGTCAGGAGCAAAGTGCAGATGTG AAATGCCCCAAACACATCCGTTGGAGATGCTTCCCAATAATGTGAGGGAGACTTTAACCTTGCTTGGCTGTAGCAGCAGCTGGGATGGATCACAAAAACATCCACATGAGGAACAGCTAGTCCCCCTGCCAGACGGCGTCCAACCAGCGTTCAACAGCCCCATCATACAGGAACCAAACCATCAGAAGGCCCAGAAAGTGAGG CTGAACAACGAAAGAAGACCATCATGGCAGATGgttagcagtagcagcagtgcaGCTGTGTGCAAGGGTCCAGCAGCCCTGGCGAGCTTTTCTGTGGACAAAGAGCTGGAAAGATGCAGACAGGGGGGAAAGCCTGAGCTCAGGAGCCAGATTGTAATGACACAAGGGCAGAGTGTTAACTTCACATATGCTGAAGTCAGTCCATTTCC GTCAGAATGGCCAACAGTTGAGAACGAGTCTACTTCTGAGTACTACAGCTTTGCCGGTATCCAAATGGATGGTTCAGAGTACAATGACAGGAGCGTTATTCAGTCAGTAGAGCCAGAACAGGCCAGCTCTCTTCTGGACCCAGTTGAGGGAAATAGAACAAAGGAGGGGTATCAGGATCACATGGTCTATGGTAATGAGTACACcgtagatgatgatgatgatgaagctaGCTTAAGCTTTGAGGATCGGAGTGACAACTTCCACAGCATCAGGGAGGACGATAACAGCATACTTGTCTGTCTGGCCAGCGAAGATGTGAAACCGCATGCTAATAGGGTTCACTCATATCCAGTCACCACTAATAATAAAGCACTGGCAGCCAGCAGGGAGACCCTGACGTCTGATCAGTCTGTCATCAAGACGAACACTGCAGAAAAGTACACCTCGCCTATGCCAGGCGTTACTACCTGTGACATTATGGTTGGCACTGAGCTGGCACTGTGCATGTCAGCTTTCACCCAAACTGAGGACCTAGGAACATCTGACAAGCATGTCATTACTGAAGTCCACATGGCAGATCTGGACTACCTCGCTGAG gaaTTTATCAAACTAAAGATGGCTAAAGAGGAACTGAGAGAGCAAAAAGCGAAAATGAAAAG ttCGTGTTGTAATTTGAAAAAGGAATGTGACTGTCTCCAGCGTACTCAGCAAGCAGAGCTGTGCCTACTGGCCCTGCAGTACAGCATGTGCAGACAGCACTGCTGGAGACTCTACCATACCTCTGCTGAGGGAGGCCAGCTCACCCAAAT GCCAAAGAACCCTCCTGAAAACATTGCAAGTGTTCTGCAAAAACTGGAATCTGACTATAATCAGATGAAGGATAAGATCTCGGCAGGGGTTCCTCTGCAGCAACTTAAGCCTCTGTCTGTTGACTCTGAGAAGATAACCACAGGAGCAAGTTACATCCCTGCACAG ATTATTGGTGATATGCTGGGAAATATTCCATCTTG GACCTCCCAGGAGCCACAGCAACATAATACATCAGATGAGGAAAACGGATGTcctgaaaataaaagcagaaatggcTGCCAG CATAGtcagagaaaggaaaaacagatCAAGAAGGAGAACAGCAAAGTAAGTAGAGCTGTCACTGTTGTCCCCCAGGATAGAGATGCTATCCATAATGCGCGCAagcaagaagaaaaggagacaa CAGCTGCATGCAAAGAGGTCAACACGCGTGAGGCGTGGTATGATGCCGAAGAGGACCTGGAGCCTGCAGGACCTGCAGTAGCTGCTGAGACGGGAGAGGACCCAACAGTGATCCTAAAAGATAAGAACAATG AATCAGCCAGCGAGGAGGCCAAGAGCACATTACTCTGTGTTTCCAACCTGCCCAGTAATGTGACAGAG AGTGATGTGATGCTGTGGTTTGAGAAATACCATGCCTCTGAAGTCAGCATCTCTGCTTTAAAGAATGATTTGAG AGTTGCCATAGTGATGATAAGTGGACCCCAATCTGCCGAGGCTGCGGTGAGAGAGCTGAATGGCTGCAGCATGCAAGGCCATACTTTACATGTGGAGCACATCAACCGAGCCATTGGTGGGAGTCGCAGTCAGGCCTCAGCCTCCATCAGTGGGCCCGAGCCTTCACAGGATACCACCAAACCACAAACCTCCAAGCCTGACTCCAGCAACACTAAAAGAACG